In Raphanus sativus cultivar WK10039 chromosome 5, ASM80110v3, whole genome shotgun sequence, the following proteins share a genomic window:
- the LOC108860320 gene encoding uncharacterized protein LOC108860320: MSLLDWGKAEIRFRLIHVSEARNTTEVGVLIGLGLLLIYEQVGTWCREEPLKDEIRAKRRCAQKYCLFFSVYLSMIIHLRVYLLKRQLRWCSLSSFHTRRL, translated from the exons ATGTCTCTCTTGGATTGGGGGAAGGCGGAGATACGTTTCCGTTTAATCCATGTTTCGGAAGCAAGGAACACAACCGAAGTGGGAGTTCTAATTGGGCTAGGACTGCTTTTGATCTACGAGCAG GTGGGAACATGGTGTCGTGAAGAGCCTCTAAAAGACGAGATCCGTGCGAAGAGACGTTGTGCCCAGAAATATTGTCTCTTCTTCAGTGTTTATTTGTCGATGATAATCCATCTGAGGGTTTACCTTCTTAAAAGGCAGCTGCGGTGGTGCTCACTCAGTAGTTTTCACACGCGAAGGTTATGA